A region from the Lolium perenne isolate Kyuss_39 chromosome 4, Kyuss_2.0, whole genome shotgun sequence genome encodes:
- the LOC127346573 gene encoding 3'-5' exonuclease-like: MKVLYTNSAASVEEWITNAEASLDSSARKIVGLDVEYDRLSGTYFNPKKAAMIQLCVGTDVLVYHICHADERSESLVEFLHGFRYIFAGFCTTEDCKVLSHSNHYVHNLKDIQEIWRYPDKKKKLQGLKDVAGAIIDPIYFEMKDGFGRAEHRMWANPPPLPPKHLEYAARDAYATYEVYRRLDLFERGFFSLFKHPEKKRGRDW; this comes from the coding sequence ATGAAGGTTTTGTACACGAATTCAGCAGCTAGTGTTGAGGAGTGGATCACCAATGCTGAAGCTTCCCTCGATTCTTCTGCTAGGAAGATTGTTGGTCTTGATGTTGAGTATGACAGACTCAGTGGTACCTATTTCAATCCGAAGAAAGCTGCTATGATCCAGCTATGTGTTGGCACCGATGTTCTTGTGTACCACATATGCCATGCTGATGAGAGGAGTGAAAGTTTGGTTGAGTTTCTTCATGGCTTTAGGTACATTTTTGCTGGTTTTTGCACCACAGAAGACTGCAAAGTTCTCTCACATTCAAATCACTATGTTCATAATCTGAAGGATATCCAGGAAATATGGAGATATCCGGACAAAAAGAAGAAACTTCAAGGCCTGAAGGATGTtgctggagctattatagatccaatctattttgagatgaaggatggtTTTGGAAGGGCAGAGCACAGGATGTGGGCTAATCCGCCGCCTCTACCGCCTAAGCATTTGGAATATGCTGCACGGGATGCATATGCAACGTACGAGGTTTATCGAAGGCTGGATTTGTTTGAGAGGGGCTTCTTCTCCTTATTCAAACATCCCGAGAAGAAGCGTGGCAGGGATTGGTGA
- the LOC127346574 gene encoding uncharacterized protein, translating to MKVLYTNAAASVEEWITNAEASLDSSARKIVGLDVEYDKLSGTYFNPKKAVGPAIQPPDGPSWGRPAASSLVEDSPKEEDITSSPLKWYTFAGFCVAEDRTILSRSKYYVHNVKDIQAIWRDPDNRKRTQGLKDVAGAIIDPIYFEMKDGFGRAEHRMWADPPPLPPKHLEYAARDAYATYEVFRRLDVFERGFFSLFKHPEKKRGRDW from the exons ATGAAGGTTCTGTACACGAATGCAGCAGCTAGTGTTGAGGAGTGGATCACCAATGCTGAAGCTTCCCTAGATTCTTCTGCTAGGAAGATTGTTGGTCTTGATGTTGAGTATGATAAACTCAGTGGAACCTATTTCAATCCGAAGAAAgccgtcgggccagcaattcaacccccggatgggccgtcgtGGGGTAGGCCAGCAGCCAGCAGCCTAGTAGAGGACAGCCCAAAAGAGGAGGATATCACCAGCAGCCCATTAAAATG GTACACTTTTGCTGGGTTTTGCGTCGCAGAAGACCGCACCATTCTGTCACGTTCAAAGTACTATGTTCATAATGTGAAGGATATCCAGGCAATATGGAGAGATCCGGACAACAGGAAGAGAACTCAAGGTCTGAAGGATGTtgctggagctattatagatccaatctattttgagatgaaggatggtTTTGGAAGGGCAGAGCACAGGATGTGGGCTGATCCGCCGCCTCTACCGCCTAAGCATTTGGAATATGCTGCACGGGATGCATATGCAACGTATGAGGTTTTTCGGAGGCTGGATGTGTTTGAGAGGGGCTTCTTCTCCTTATTCAAACATCCCGAGAAGAAGCGTGGCAGGGATTGGTGA